ggtcattgtggtagatgggactcacctaagtgggaagtaTGGGGGTACTATGTtggttgcagccgcacaagacggtaattttcagatatatccattggcttttgggatcgtagatgGTGAGAATGATGaatcttgggaatggtttttcacaaaattggcgagctgtgtatctgatgagtatcctctggtgatagtctccgacagGCACGCCTCCATTATAAATGCGTGTGaaaaggtgtttccttgggcaacccgaggaatatgttattatcaccttcaagagaatattgtcaaaaagtataaagggaagcatctcttgtacttggtgaaaggtgctgcttatgctcatacaCTTTACGATTTTGATCGGTACATGgatgagatacggagtgcaaatcCGGATCTTGCTGATTATCTGGAGGAAGCCGATGTGACCCTATGGTCTAGGGTTCATTGTCAGGGAGACAGGTACAACTTAAAAACGAGCAATATCGCTGAATCAATTAactccgcactgaagcgagcaagaggatttcctattcagttcctgctggagttcataagggagaagctaggaagGTGGTACTGGAAAAGGAGAGGAGATGCTTTGAGTCTTACAACTCAACATAGTCGGGGTGTTGAACACTTGCTTGCTGTCCGAGAGGAGAACGCGTATACTCTGAGAGTCCAACAAATTGATGGATGGAAgttctttgtgaaaggtggcaATAGGGACTGTAATGTTGATCTGGAACTtcaaaagtgtgattgtggtgtctatcaagtcgagaaaataccttgctctcatgctatagcagCTGGAACAGCAGCTGGtgtgcatatctccacacttgtgtGGCCGGTCTACTCAAAGGATACTTTGTTTGctggatactcagagaatatatatccttgtgttggacaactTGTTGAGGCacgcacatgctttcctccggaagtaaagcgtggtccggggagacagaagaaatcaagatggcaatcttggttggagctatccaggatgagaggacgcaaaccccGGAAGAAACACAGGGTTTATAGGTGCTCAGTCTGCAAAGAAACTGGCCATAAGCGTCCACAATGTAAGAACTGACGTGGAAGACCtttaagtaagtcgtccagaaaactTTTTGgttagtcgtccagaagacctttaagaaagtcgtccagaagaccttttggttagtcgtccagaagacctttAAGTAAGTCATCCAGTAGACCTTCTGGTTAGTCGTCCAACGTCTTAACTAGAATTTTCTTCTGgttagtcgtccagaagacctttaagtaagtcgtccacaatgattttctatgttttatgaaCTTCTCTGTAATCGTCGACAatgattttctatgttttatgaaCTTCTCTGTAATCGTCCACAatgattttctatattttatgaacttctctgtagactctatgttatgaatttatatgttttatgaacttTTCTTTGTAGACCTTCTAGGTTAAATCGTCCAAACTAATTCCAACAGTGCAATTTAAAAAAGACAAGTTATACATTACATATTCCGAAAGGTTACTGCACTACCAAACTAATTTCCTACGGAATTCTAGTTTGGTATGAGGATAGGTTACAAAAAACATCATCCTATCCTGACCCTGTTAACATCCCCTAATCTACCAAACAACAGTACACAAAAgcatcaagttcaaatacaatcgCAACAGCACACAATAACACATCCAATATCTAATCATACGTTGCCAGGTTCTCATCATTGTCTTGGTTTTCCCATTCATGGCACATAGGAAGCTCTCGAAATATATCCAGCGCCATCTTCTCCCTGATGGTCTTCCCGTGTTTTTTGTCAAACGCGCTGGGAAATtctatcccaagagcatgacattcgaTGTACTTCAGAGTGAAGGggccacaatcaccagctcggCACTGAGGTACTCCAACGGTTTGTCTcgcatatgtgtatggctccaatgTGTATTGAACCTTTTGTTCGTCAGAGAgcgcgcactcaacaagcagataagggaccattgTGACAAAAGGCTCCATTACCTCATCGAGTTCTTCAGGGCTAATATGAGAGAcaatgctgtcccagacgacgatgtgcctcttagggatcgatatccatataGCAATCCAATGCTGGTTCTTGAAGTTCACAGGTGCATAGATATCATCCACATCCACCCCCCAAACCTTCTTAGATTGGCAAAAAGAAGGTATCACGCCTGCATGataattccacgccccaccagggagtcttcttcctaaaccgttgGCATCAGGAGTGTCGCTCTTAAAATCAGGGTAGGAGGCCCTCCACTGCCGAGAAAATATATGATCAAGAAAGCACATTCTGTCGCTCCTGAAATGTTCTGGATGGTTTTGGTACCGTTGCCtcagtaaattaataaaagcaTCCATTTGCtgcatataaaacaatacaaGTCAAAAAAACTTACAGACGACTTAGAGACGACTAACAGAAGACTTAGAGAAGAATTAGAGACGACTTAGAGAAGACTTAGAGACGACTTACAGATGACTTACGTAAGAtaactaccagacgacttacagacgACTTAGAGACGACTTAGAGACAACTTACACACGACTTACGTAAGAtaactaccagacgacttatagaCAACTTACAGACGACTCACAGACAACTTATAGACGACTTACGTAAGATAACTACCCGACGACTTATAGACGACTCACAGACGACTCACAGACGactcacagacgacttatacaaATCAGAAAAGTACCAGATAACTaccagaagacttacatggTCGGTCAGCCATTCTAAGGGGGTTCGGAGGACCTGATAAAATCGACTTGGACATCTACGTGGTTTTTTTTCCAGAGGCAGTCTATAAgaactgcaaacacaaaatgtaaataatcaaatggaagctttttttaatcaaatataaataagcATATTTTTAACAGCAACTTACGGATCTTTTTGCACCCAAGCAGTGAGCTCCTTCGACTTCATCTTGTCATAGGGTGCAAAAGGATCATAGCCTCCGCCAACCtgtttgtttggaatgatcTGTTTGGCAGTGTTGTTTCCCTTAAAAGGAGTTTGCTGTGTGGGAGCAAGCTTCCTTTCTCGCACACTTTTTTACGGAGATTCACCAAAGTAGTCTCCTTCTTTGTCTGCCTTCTAGCTTCTTCAACGAGTAAATCTGAAGCGGTGGGAACTTGTTTGTCCAATATAAGAAGGCTAGGATCATCACTCGGTAAGTCGGCTGCAGGACTCACAAGACAGAGCTCTCTCGAGGAACTCGGTTCTGTAGTAAGACTCGGTTCTTTGGCTTTTTTCCGTCCTGCTTTCGCCCCATTCACACTTTCACTCTGAAATTTCGAGTTCACAgtgtttaaaaactattaacAAAAGCCCTTACAGCAAAGATCAAATTCACACtagaaacaaagcacacatgttcaGAATCAAGGCATACAGTGGTTCATCAAAGCACACTAGAAACAAAGCACATCAGTCCTGACTCTTCCTAACACTTTGCCTAGTGACTCTCTTCTCTGCAATTTTGGGAGAGGTTTTGGTACTAACCCCGGGTTCGTCAGCAGGTTTTGGTGGATTTGAAGTGGTTGTAAGTTGACGATCATCAGATGAACCCCCTCTGTTGGTGATtcccaccttcttctccacagctacCATCCTATCCGCCAGTAACTTGAGctccttaaggcacgtcccaaaGCCAAGATTAATGGCATCAGATATGTCCTTCAAGGACTTTTCAATCTGCTGATGCGTCATCCCTTCACTACCCGCCGCAGGTGTCTCAGCAGAAACAGAAGAccctttacgagctttcttccgaggtctgcTACTTTCTTCCTTCACAACACTCTCTGACTTCACGGGACTCACTTCATTATTCACTGGACTCACTTCCATCTTCACAATCTTGCGAGTACCGGTGACTGGCCAGCATTCCATGGTCCACTCCCATCCAGGATCATTAAACATGACTTTAATTATGTTATCCGCGGCAGGGTCATCTACGTCTCCgtcccattttggaaacatttcatcaaaatccTTCTGAACGAAGTTCTTCACGATAGTctgcaataaataaaagatataaacttagttaagtcgtctgagaagaATTTTGTTCTCAGActacttaaagttaagtcgtctgagaagtattttgttctcagacgacttaaagttaggtcgtctggaagtcttccaacaaaaagaccactcagacgacttaaaagtaagtcgtctgagtggTCTTTTGTTGGAAGACGATCCacacgacttaactttaagtcgtctgagaagtcTTAGGAGTGAAGTTAAGTACCTGTTTATTGATAGCAGCCTTAAAACATTTGCGTTGTCTTTTGCCACCCCTGTAAGCCAGCAACAGTGGAGACGGTCTGTTTGGTATGGGAGACCCATAATTAGCACCCAATTCTGGCATAGCATAGTACGCCCACACTTGGAGCACTTGTATGAACCCATCAACAGTGTAACCAGTTTGCGTCAAGTCTTTTGCCTTCAGAGaatccatcagcaccttaaacgccactctcccccatggataattctcaaatttttctaaatccatcactagccttgcaagACTAGCTGATGTAGCGGATGAGAACTTTTTCCCTTCGATGTATCCTGCGTAGATGGCAAGGTATCCCAGCCGCATGCGATCGTCCGGAGACCACTCGTCGCAGTTGTAAAATGCTTCTGTTATCTGTTCAATACTTGGCCCAGTATCGATATCAACACGCATCTTCTCCCAGAAAGCAGCCATCTCCGACGTAACCTCACACCTTGGATTTTCCAGGTCCTTGATGTAATCGCAGTTCAGCCCAGTGAGGTGTTCAAACTCTatcagtgaaaacctcacaggttgTGAAACGACAAGACTCCAGAGCTCAAACTTCTTCTTGATGTCCAGCTGGAAACAGAGCAAAAAATGTACCAGCCTTGAAGTCCAACCAAAGTCAAGCTCCTTGAATTTGATGAACACTCCTAACTTCGACGCCTTCAGATCCTCATATTCGTCAGCTATGAGACAATCACATAGAGCTTTAAACAACTTCGTGTCATCAGAATGATACGAAATGCTCCTGATTGCATCGGGCTCTTCTCCTAATGTAAACATCCTCGGCGGGAGTTCTGGTAAATCCATTTTAAGGCCTGCAAATAATCACAAACAACCATCTCAAACACATAGGTTGCGCACTATGTTAAATGCTATAGAAGACTTGCAGACGGCTTCCATGAAGTGAGAAGactactcagacgacttccaggaagtgagaagactacttggacgacttccaggaagtcttctacgatgtcttactctctggacgacttacttgttagtcgtctggaaggcttctgggacgacttacttgttagtcgtctggaagtcgtctggaagtcgtctgaaagtcgtctggacttcctaaaagtcgtctggacttcctgtaaagtcgtctggaagtcgtctgaacttcctgtaaagtcgt
The window above is part of the Brassica napus cultivar Da-Ae chromosome C3, Da-Ae, whole genome shotgun sequence genome. Proteins encoded here:
- the LOC125583194 gene encoding uncharacterized protein LOC125583194, whose translation is MDLPELPPRMFTLGEEPDAIRSISYHSDDTKLFKALCDCLIADEYEDLKASKLGVFIKFKELDFGWTSRLVHFLLCFQLDIKKKFELWSLVVSQPVRFSLIEFEHLTGLNCDYIKDLENPRCEVTSEMAAFWEKMRVDIDTGPSIEQITEAFYNCDEWSPDDRMRLGYLAIYAGYIEGKKFSSATSASLARLVLMDSLKAKDLTQTGYTVDGFIQVLQVWAYYAMPELGANYGSPIPNRPSPLLLAYRGGKRQRKCFKAAINKQTIVKNFVQKDFDEMFPKWDGDVDDPAADNIIKVMFNDPGWEWTMECWPVTGTRKIVKMEVSPVNNEVSPVKSESVVKEESSRPRKKARKGSSVSAETPAAGSEGMTHQQIEKSLKDISDAINLGFGTCLKELKLLADRMVAVEKKVGITNRGGSSDDRQLTTTSNPPKPADEPGSESVNGAKAGRKKAKEPSLTTEPSSSRELCLVSPAADLPSDDPSLLILDKQVPTASDLLVEEARRQTKKETTLVNLRKKQMDAFINLLRQRYQNHPEHFRSDRMCFLDHIFSRQWRASYPDFKSDTPDANGLGRRLPGGAWNYHAGVIPSFCQSKKVWGVDVDDIYAPVNFKNQHWIAIWISIPKRHIVVWDSIVSHISPEELDEVMEPFVTMVPYLLVECALSDEQKVQYTLEPYTYARQTVGVPQCRAGDCGPFTLKYIECHALGIEFPSAFDKKHGKTIREKMALDIFRELPMCHEWENQDNDENLATYD